Proteins encoded by one window of Babylonia areolata isolate BAREFJ2019XMU chromosome 8, ASM4173473v1, whole genome shotgun sequence:
- the LOC143285177 gene encoding ras-related protein Rab-43-like → MMAYSTDSDDGFDYLFKIVLIGDAGVGKTCVVHRLKSGTYTDLHGSTIGVDFTMKTLNIDGKLVKLQVWDTAGQERFRTITQSYYRSANGVVIAYDITQRPSFDNIRGWLEDVRRYTDNHIVQLLVGNKSDMEELRAVKKTEGQNLARLNHMDFLETSAKDNTNIDAAFLKMARELKQSYEGSLAQKTEGRCTLRLSSGPAGQHLPCCGS, encoded by the exons ATGATGGCCTATTCTACAGATTCGGACGATGGTTTTGACTATTTATTTAAGATTGTGTTGATCGGAGACGCCGGTGTGGGAAAAACGTGTGTGGTTCATCGTTTGAAGTCTGGAACTTACACCGATTTGCACGGGAGTACGATCGGTGTGGACTTCACAATGAAAACGCTGAACATTGATGGTAAACTGGTCAAG CTCCAGGTATGGGACACAGCGGGTCAGGAAAGGTTTCGAACCATCACCCAAAGCTACTACCGCAGTGCTAATGGCGTGGTCATTGCTTACGACATCACACAGCGCCCCAGCTTTGACAACATCCGTGGCTGGTTGGAGGATGTGAGGAGATACACTGATAACCACATTGTACAACTGCTTGTGG GCAACAAGAGTGACATGGAAGAGCTACGTGCAGTGAAGAAAACGGAGGGTCAGAATCTAGCCAGGCTCAACCACATGGACTTTTTGGAAACCAGCGCTAAAGACAACACCAATATCGATGCTGCTTTCCTCAAAATGGCTAGA GAGCTGAAGCAGAGCTATGAAGGCAGCCTGGCCCAAAAGACGGAGGGAAGATGTACTCTGAGGCTGTCATCCGGCCCTGCAGGCCAGCACTTGCCATGCTGTGGCAGCTAG